The DNA region cagttaacctggtggcgattgttatcctgtcccgaggaaagtgcggtctctccaaatgcatcactcgctactgctgggaatggcagcggccaatctcctggtcgttatctctgaccatctgctgaagtggactgttttcATATACTTCTggtcttccttcctctattggactcccgtttgtaggattgttcgttgcctgctcatagcaagcaccggggtctctgtctggctgacagtcgcgttcacctgtgagagatttgtggccatttgttgtgaaaagctgaaaacaaaatactgcaccgAAAGAACGGGGGCTGtgattatcgggacagtgagtgttctgggctgtttagaaagtatcactttctactttacattggagCCTTTGGTGATAATTGGTGAAGTTTTCGATGGCTGTGTGACCAAAGACAGATTATATACGTCTCCCTCGTGGGCCGCATTTCAGAtgattcatcgcattttcatgccttgtctcccgtttgttctgattttattgttcaatgctctgacagtcagacggatTTTTTCTGCAAATAAAGTCCGGATGTggctccggggccgcagcaaacggaaagaatgacaaggacccggagatggagaaccgaaggaaatcggtcggTTTACTATTCACTaaaaccggtagttttatatttctgtggttaacactggTGGTTTTTGATATCTACGCACTGATTGCAAACATCCCTCGTTACTCGGGCACTGACCCGATTTATATCGCAgcatccacggcgacgatgctgcagatcctcagctcctgcaccaacacatgtatttacgcggtgactccgagcaagttcagagaggagctgaagaacgcggtgaaatacccgctgaaactgttaaccaaattccttaaatcatagagcgacttgttggtttctgccggagatttcagtcaaacaccatgtttcctccataatctatccacttgccgatatgtggaaccacgggtaacaactgagcgcACTGAAATACGTATGTGTTTTGTGATGATATATTCCACTCGCTGTTTTCCCTGTACAGGTGAAATGTGTCGTTCAACGAATATGTAATATGTAgcggtcacctcagctgtaattcgCCCCGATGGAGGGTTTATAGTCAGGCCCCGCtggttttattttaataatctccGTTACATCTGACAGCGTTTTACTCTGGGTTGGTCCAGTTCggaagaatcctctcccttttctccattctctccgttgtttctgattcagccttttcagtgacgctcacggtgttttactcccaatacctctcacgttgtcctcgctcactccttcccccacgctggtgaggggaacgtgatcagactgaaacatagcggagtgtgtgtgtgtgtgtgtgtgtgtgtgtgtgtgtgtgtgtgtgtaagtgtgtttcTTTACTTTTCCAACTCTTTTTCCATCTCCGAACTGCTCCGCTTTGTCCTTTCCTATCTGCCTCTTTATCTCCATTCACATTCTGGGTCCCGTGAAAATCTGTTTCCTCtgttccctgtttctctctgtccgcACGTCCGGTCTCGTTCTGAACAGAATTTAATCTCATTGCAGACTAGTGAGTTTCACCGTGAGGGAGACGTGATCGGGCTGAAATATAGCCTGTGTGcattattttccttctttttcaactccatctccatcttcGACCTGCTCCCTCGTTGTCCACGCATATCTCCGGCTTTATCCTTGTTCACATCCCGAGGCCCCGTCACAgtctgtttctttccctctgtttccttctgttctctgtttctctgtGGCCACAACTTCCATCCGGTCGCGTGCTGAGTAAAGCAAATCTCACAGCAGgaacatatatttatattgatcatCAATGTACGCTGAAAATTaatcaacttccagagccacggGAAAAAAGCtatgtgtttgtttttttctgtctCCAACTAACTAAGCTCTACCTGGAAGTTTTATCGATGTATGAAAAATTAaagaatgatactggaaatccgaatcAAAATTACTTTCAAGGATGTTGTACCGCTTCACAGGTGAGAGTACAACTTTTTAGTGATGCTTTGATGTTGTTTTATCTGAACTTGATTTCCTTCCTTTTTCAGGACTCCAGGTTATTGCTCTTGCTGTTCCTGCTCAAAGCTCCCAGATTTCTGTTTCCTGGTCAAACAGTGTTGTCAAGCAGTATTTTCACTGTCAACCACTTTTTCACTGTCAAGTCGGAGTTCTTGCTCCCATGTGCAGCTTCCCCACCTGCAAGGGACTGAATACGCCTACCCGAAGGTTTTAActggattccactcaatgaccaaacagctttccttctttttcctttttttatttttattttcgcaAGCGTGGCAGTTAATAATTATTAGTCAGTAGTCATAAATAACCAGCGGTAAGTCAGTCATTAGTCTAGTCAAGGATAGTCATAAGTCATAAGGCAGTGGCAGTAGCATTAGCATTAGGATCAGGTGAAAAACTGGCTGCCTGTCGAACTTCGGAGACGATTTCGGACCGGCACCTCCGTTTCTCTACTGGATCGTTATGATTCCAAACTGGGTGAACCCTCTTGAAGGTCCTCGAGCTCTTCTTAAGCCTTGCGCCGTTTTCAGGAAGTGCCTGTGTGCGATGATCCCGATGGCGGAGTTCACCCAAACGAAGTGACAGCAGTGTTCCTTTCCCTGAAACAGTCTCAACAATTATTTAAAGTTCGGCATCTTACCGCGGGTTGTGACGCTGCTCTCGGACTGCCACTGTGACGCTGCGGGGTCCGCCCAAATGTTCTGGGCAGAAACCGCCCTCAGGCAGTAGGTTCCGTCCTCTCTGCCAGTGAATTCTTGCTCTTCCTTGATACCTTCCTGAAACTCAAGTTTGACTTGACAATCATGCACATTTGGTGGAGATGGCCGAGGGAATCTCTTGCCAAAGACTGAGCAGGTGAtcggcctctacccagtgtgaactcgctggtgcctCAGTAGATTAGATGACAgcgtgaatcctttcccacagtctgagcaggtgaacggccgctccccagtgtgaactgactggtgtgccaatagTTTGGacgactgtgtgaatcccttcccacagactgagcaggtgaatggccgctccccagtgtgaactcgcttgtGGTTTTGtagatcagatgactgagtgaatcccctcccacattctgagcaggtgaatggcttctccccagtgtgaactcgctggtgtctctgtaaggTGGATGAATgattgaatcctttcccacattctgagcaggtgaatggcctctccccagtgtgaaatcgttGGTGActgtgtagggtggatgaatgactgaatcccttcccacagtccgagcagatgaatggcctctccccagtgtgaactcgctggtgtttttgtagatcagatgactgactgaatcccttcccacattcagagcaggtgaatggccacacccctgtgtgtactcgctggtgtgcctttagtgtggatgagcaagtgaatcccttcccacagtctgagcaggtgaacggcctctcaccagtgtgaacacgctgatgtaccttcagtttagatgagcaagtgaatcccttcccacagtctgagcaggcgaaCAGCCGCTGCCCGgtgtgaactccctggtgagccattaggccagatgactgagtgaatccttccccacaaattcagcagatgaccagcctctgcccagtgtgaactgcctgctgtgtccacaggtgggaagaccgactgaaccccttccCGCACACAGAatagatgaatggccttgcccagtatgTAGTTTCAGTTGAggtgactgagtgaatccattcccacagtctgagcaggtgaacggtctctcccctgtgtaaaatgacggacgtgccagttggtcagatgaccgagtgaatccctccccactgtctgaACAGGAAGGATGGCGGATTGAATCAC from Hypanus sabinus isolate sHypSab1 unplaced genomic scaffold, sHypSab1.hap1 scaffold_1479, whole genome shotgun sequence includes:
- the LOC132387014 gene encoding zinc finger protein 229-like, whose product is MAHQGVHTGQRLFACSDCGKGFTCSSKLKVHQRVHTGERPFTCSDCGKGFTCSSTLKAHQRVHTGVWPFTCSECGKGFSQSSDLQKHQRVHTGERPFICSDCGKGFSHSSTLHSHQRFHTGERPFTCSECGKGFNHSSTLQRHQRVHTGEKPFTCSECGRGFTQSSDLQNHKRVHTGERPFTCSVCGKGFTQSSKLLAHQSVHTGERPFTCSDCGKGFTLSSNLLRHQRVHTG